One window from the genome of Salvia miltiorrhiza cultivar Shanhuang (shh) chromosome 7, IMPLAD_Smil_shh, whole genome shotgun sequence encodes:
- the LOC130994782 gene encoding uncharacterized protein LOC130994782, with translation MGSAASTLPAASTLPELPSELIFEILSRTSLETLERCKAVSKSWKHIIYESTFLPLHCQRTNSLFGYFFHDVRPFNKFPAAGAALVSSAPGAAAAAAINRTWELDYMKILASCDQGILCCERVVQFCDCEDEDCCNNKRFFACKPATSQWQGLPNPKLRCETDAVAIVVVRSTPLRYIIASLYNSGIMQHNCDIFDSEKWAWERIECAAPYGEIVESCRPAITTAGRFFHWLTVSGNVLTLDVKRRSFRCSPLPCDPACKSKVLVEYEGGLGFVCVVEEGDRREMEVWAGAERKMVVDMRGIERALKHAQPVELCSSTVVFLRSADGGGFYNIQNGSFSRVEVPYELRNPKQVFRFRSDWEIVDLKGGPRRAFEPNSPTNDKIISSEPNSPTNDDIIGIWSELTGLEIAMLYLFLGGVYLGGVYFLS, from the coding sequence atggggTCTGCGGCGTCTACCTTACCTGCGGCGTCTACCTTACCAGAATTACCGTCGGAGTTGATCTTCGAGATTCTAAGCCGAACGTCGTTGGAAACCCTAGAACGATGCAAGGCGGTTTCAAAGAGTTGGAAGCacattatatatgaatccaCTTTTCTCCCTCTCCACTGCCAAAGAACAAATTCCCTCTTCGGCTATTTCTTCCACGACGTCAGACCCTTTAATAAATTTCCGGCGGCGGGGGCGGCGTTGGTATCCTCCGCCCCCGgtgccgccgctgccgccgccatCAACAGAACTTGGGAGCTCGACTACATGAAGATCCTAGCCTCGTGCGATCAAGGGATTCTCTGCTGCGAGAGAGTAGTTCAATTTTGCGACTGCGAGGATGAAGATTGCTGCAACAACAAGCGATTCTTCGCTTGCAAGCCCGCCACCAGCCAGTGGCAGGGTCTGCCCAATCCCAAGCTCCGCTGCGAGACCGACGCCGTCGCCATCGTCGTCGTTCGATCCACCCCTCTCCGATACATCATCGCTAGTTTGTACAACTCCGGAATCATGCAGCATAACTGCGATATATTCGATTCGGAGAAGTGGGCGTGGGAGAGGATCGAGTGCGCGGCTCCCTACGGCGAGATCGTGGAATCCTGCCGCCCGGCCATCACCACCGCCGGCCGATTTTTCCACTGGCTCACCGTCAGCGGAAACGTGCTGACGCTGGACGTGAAGAGGAGGAGCTTCCGGTGCTCCCCGCTGCCGTGCGACCCCGCCTGCAAATCGAAGGTGCTGGTGGAGTACGAGGGAGGGTTAGGTTTTGTGTGTGTGGTTGAAGAAGGAGACAGGAGAGAGATGGAGGTGTGGGCCGGGGCCGAGAGGAAGATGGTGGTGGACATGAGAGGTATCGAAAGAGCTCTGAAGCATGCGCAGCCGGTGGAGTTGTGCAGCAGCACTGTAGTTTTCTTGAGGTCCGCGGACGGAGGAGGGTTTTATAATATTCAAAACGGCAGTTTTAGTAGAGTGGAGGTTCCTTATGAGCTCAGAAATCCGAAACAAGTTTTCCGGTTTAGATCGGATTGGGAGATTGTTGATCTTAAAGGTGGTCCACGGCGTGCGTTCGAACCGAATAGTCCAACAAACGATAAGATTATTTCGAGTGAACCGAATAGTCCAACAAACGATGATATTATTGGGATTTGGAGTGAGTTGACTGGACTCGAAATAGCTATGTTATATTTGTTCCTAGGTGGAGTATATTTAGgtggagtatattttttatcCTAG
- the LOC130994783 gene encoding uncharacterized protein LOC130994783 has product MGSAASTLAELPSELIFEILSRTSLETLERCKAVSKSWKQIIYESTFLPLHCQRTNSLFGYFFQDVRPFNKFQSALVSSGPGAAAAAAINRTWKLDYMKILASCDQGILCCERVVQFCDCEREDCCNCKRFFACKPATSQWQGLPNPKLRYETDTVAIVVVRSTPLRYIIASLYNSGIMQHNCDIFDSEKWAWERIECAAPYGEIVESCRPAITTAGRFFHWLTVSGNVLTLDVKRRSFRCSPLPCDPACKSKVLVEYEGGLGFVCVVEEGDRREMEVWAGAERKMVVDMRGIERALKWAWERIECAAPYGEIVESCRRAITTAGRFFHWLTVSGNVLTLDVKRRSFRCSPLPCDPACKSKVLVEYEGGLGFVCVVEEGDRREMEVWAGAERKMVVDMRGVERALKHAQPVELCSSTVVFLRSADGGGFYNIQNDSFSRVEVPYELRNPKQVFRFRSDWEIVDLKGGPRRAFEPNSPTNDKIISSEPNSPTNDNISWSELTRLQKALFYLVIGGVCFSSWNSPTNDKIISSEPNSPTNDKIISSEPNSPTNDNISWSELTRLEKGLFYLVIGGVCFSRWYSS; this is encoded by the coding sequence atggggTCTGCGGCGTCTACCTTAGCAGAATTACCGTCGGAGTTGATCTTCGAGATTCTAAGCCGAACGTCGTTGGAAACCCTAGAACGATGCAAGGCGGTTTCAAAGAGTTGGAAGCAGATAATATATGAATCCACTTTTCTCCCTCTCCACTGTCAAAGAACAAATTCCCTTTTCGGCTATTTCTTCCAAGACGTCAGACCCTTTAATAAATTTCAGTCGGCATTGGTATCCTCCGGCCccggtgccgctgctgctgccgccATCAACAGAACTTGGAAGCTCGACTACATGAAGATCCTAGCCTCGTGCGATCAAGGGATTCTTTGCTGCGAGAGAGTAGTTCAATTTTGCGACTGCGAGAGAGAAGATTGCTGCAACTGCAAGCGATTCTTCGCTTGCAAACCCGCCACCAGCCAGTGGCAGGGTCTGCCCAATCCCAAGCTCCGCTACGAGACCGACACCGTCGCCATCGTCGTCGTTCGATCCACCCCTCTCCGATACATCATCGCTAGTTTGTACAACTCCGGAATCATGCAGCATAACTGCGATATATTCGATTCGGAGAAGTGGGCGTGGGAGAGGATCGAGTGCGCGGCTCCCTACGGCGAGATCGTGGAATCCTGCCGCCCTGCCATCACCACCGCCGGCCGATTTTTCCACTGGCTCACCGTCAGCGGCAACGTGCTGACGCTGGACGTGAAGAGGAGGAGCTTCCGGTGCTCCCCGCTGCCGTGCGACCCCGCCTGCAAATCGAAGGTGCTGGTGGAGTACGAGGGAGGGTTAGGGTTTGTGTGTGTGGTTGAAGAAGGAGACAGGAGAGAGATGGAGGTGTGGGCCGGGGCCGAGAGGAAGATGGTGGTGGACATGAGAGGTATCGAAAGAGCTCTGAAGTGGGCGTGGGAGAGGATCGAGTGCGCGGCTCCCTACGGCGAGATCGTGGAATCCTGCCGCCGGGCCATCACCACCGCCGGCCGATTTTTCCACTGGCTCACCGTTAGCGGCAACGTGCTGACGCTGGACGTGAAGAGGAGGAGCTTCCGGTGCTCCCCGCTGCCGTGCGACCCCGCCTGCAAATCGAAGGTGCTGGTGGAGTACGAGGGAGGGTTAGGGTTTGTGTGTGTGGTTGAAGAAGGAGACAGGAGAGAGATGGAGGTGTGGGCCGGGGCCGAGAGGAAGATGGTGGTGGACATGAGAGGTGTCGAAAGAGCTCTGAAGCATGCGCAGCCGGTGGAGTTGTGCAGCAGCACTGTAGTTTTCTTGAGGTCCGCGGACGGAGGAGGGTTTTATAATATTCAAAACGACAGTTTTAGTAGAGTGGAGGTTCCTTATGAGCTCAGAAATCCGAAACAAGTTTTCCGGTTTAGATCAGATTGGGAGATTGTTGATCTTAAAGGTGGTCCACGGCGTGCGTTCGAACCGAATAGTCCAACAAACGATAAGATTATTTCGAGTGAACCAAATAGTCCAACAAACGATAATATTAGTTGGAGTGAGTTGACCCGACTCCAAAAGGCTCTGTTTTATTTGGTCATAGGTGGAGTATGTTTCAGTAGTTGGAATAGTCCAACAAACGATAAGATTATTTCGAGTGAACCGAATAGTCCAACAAACGATAAGATTATTTCGAGTGAACCGAATAGTCCAACAAACGATAATATTAGTTGGAGTGAGTTGACCCGACTCGAAAAGGGTCTGTTTTATTTGGTCATAGGTGGAGTATGTTTCAGTCGCTGGTATAGTAGCTGA